The Duganella sp. BuS-21 sequence GCGGCGGGCGGTGTCGTGGTCCATCACGCGCTGGTAGTTGAAGGCCTGGACGAAGGGGTAGCGCGCCAGCAGCGGCTGGGTGAAGCTGGCGAACTGCTCGCGGCTGACCACGCCCACCGATTTGAACAGGCCGTTGAGGATGGTGACCAGTTCCAGCGTGTCGTCCATGCCCCGGCGGATGGCGGCGGCGCGGATGTGGCCGCGCTGCTGGAAGCTTAGTTCCATCTTGCTATATTCCAGTGCGCTGACCGCCACGAACAGCATGCCGGTGACGGCGAAGCCGGTCATCAGGGTCAGAATGGCCGCCAGGGAGATCCGGGGTGACTTGCGGGAAGACGGCATGACGCGCTTTCCGAAGGGGGAGAGTGGCGGAATGCGGACAGGGGCGGGGACCGCAGGGATGATAGCTAGTGTGTCACAAAACATGCCGTGGTGACAGATGCATTTGTTAAAACACCACGCTCGATACTTCGCCCACCAGACCTTCAGGACCAGCGCAGCTTCAGCACGGTCCAGTGCGCCATCAGGCGGTTCAGCAGCGGCAGGGGCAGGCCGTGGGTGCGCGCCACCTTCTGTTGCATGGCCAACGCCGGCGAGGGTTTGCCATCCTTGACGGCGAACAGGATGCGGTTGTTGCCGGCGATGCCGCGAAACCAGCAGATGCGGCCCTGGAAGGTGTGGCGCAGGCGGCGCAACATGGCGCCGTAGCGAGGGTCGTAGCTGAAGATGTTGGCCACCATCACGCCGCCCGGCCGCAAGGCGCGCCGGCAGTCGGCGTAGAAGGCGGCGCTACCCAAGGGCGGCGGCAGGCCGTCGGCGTCGAAGCCGTCCACCAGCAGCACGTCGGCGCTGTTGTCGAGCTTGCGCATATAGTCGACTGCATCGGCCTCGATCACGCGGAAGCGGGCGTTGTCGCGCGGGATGGCGAACTGCTCGCGCAGGGCGATCACCTGCGGATTGAGCTCCAGCACGGTGATGCGGCAGTGCGGCAAATAGCGGTAGCAGAACTTGGCCAGCGAGCCGCCGCCCAGCCCGACCATGACGATGTGCTCGGGCCGTGGATGAAACAGCACAAAGCACATCATGGCGCGCGCGTAACTGAGCACCAGGTCGTCTGGGCGCGAAAGGCGCATTTCGCTTTGCACCATGCCGGGCTGGAACTCCAGCAGGCGCGTGTTGCCCAGCGTGCGCACCTTCGGTTGTTGGGCGGTTGGGGGAGCCAAGTTTTGTTGTATTGTGGATTTATCCAAGGAATTTATAGTAGCATGGCGATAGCACAGGCCCGCCCTCCGGCAGCCATCTTGGAGAGAGATACGATGTTTTTAGATCACCCTACGCTTACCGCTACCAACAGCTTCACCGAACCTGACCGCCTGGAGCGGCTGAGCCGCGTCTACGGTTACGTGGCGGCCCTGGCGGATCTGGCCGGCAAGCAGACCTTTATTGAAAAAGTCAGCCAGATGCACGATCACAAGGGCACGCTGATCGTGTTCTGGCACGACGCCCCGACCGAGGACGAAAAAGCCTACTTCACGCAAGCGTGGTGCAGCAAGATGGGCGACGGCAGCACCAATGTCGAGCACGAGGTCTGACCCGCTGCGGTGATGGATATAAAAACCTTGCTGTTGGCGCTGGCGCTGGGCAATCTGAGCCTGTGCGCGGCGCTGTTCTTTTATAGGCTGGAAGCGCGCCGCAGCGGTACCGACACCCTTGTCGCCGACTGTGCGCGCGCCCACGCCACCTGGACCTGGGCCAAGCAGTGCCAGGCCGTGGCCTGGACCCTGTTGTATTTCCGTGGCGACCTTGCCGATTTCCTGACCATTCCGTTGGCCAACGCCGTGTTGTTCGCCGGCTTCGCGCTCGACGCCGCCGCGCTGTGGGAGCAGGCCGGCCGCCGCGTATGGCGTCAATATCTGCTGCCGGCGCTGGGCGCGGCCATCGGCGTGTACGTCGGCGCCTGGCTGCTGCAGGTGCCGGCCGGTGTGCGCATCGCCATCGGCTCGGTGGCGGCGGCCTTGTTCTTTGTGGCGGGCGCCGCCGCGCTGGGGCGCGGTTGGCGCAACGGCACTGCCTTGCGGCGCTACCTGGTGCTATTGATGCTGGTGCTGAGCGCGGCCGTGGTGGCGCGCGGCCTGTGGTCGCTGCTGTCGACGGACGTCAGCGGCGTCAGTGCGCTGGCGGTGCAGGGCGCCGGCATCGCGGCTTTCTATTTGATGATGTTGGGCAATGCTTTCGGTTATCTGCTGCTGGGGCGCGAGCAGGCGCAGGCCGAGCTGGCGCGGCTGGAGGTGGTCGATCCGCTGACCGACGTGCCGAACCGGCGCGGCTTCTACCAAGCGCTGACGCCGTGGATCGCGCTAGCGCGCCGTCCCGGCATGAGCACCGCGCTGATCATCCTGAACCTGGACCAGTTCAAGCGCGTCAACGATAGCTATGGCCATCCGGCCGGCGACATGGTACTGAAGGCCATGGTCGACGTCTGCAAAAAGCAGCTGCGCGATTCAGACCAGATGGGCCGCCTGGGCGGCGCCGAATTCGCCATCCTGCTGCCGCGCACCTCGCTCGAGGATGCCGGCATGGTGGCCGAACGCATCCGCAACGCCGTGGCGGCGCTGCCGGTCAAGGCGGAAAAAGCCGTGATCGGCATGACGGCCAGCCTGGGCGTGACGGTGATCCGCGCCGAGGACAGCACCGTCAGCCTGTTCAAACGGGCCGACGCGGCGCTGCAGGCGGCCAAGCTGGGCGGCAGTAATCGCGTGGTTGAGGCGATTAACAACGGAAATGTGGAAGCCTAGTCATCAAGCTGTCATATAGCGGGCTTATCTTGCTTATAATGGTATAAACCGTTTAGTTTGATTTCAGCTGGTTATTTTGCACGGAGCCTTCCAATTATATGTATGCAGCAGTAGACCTGGGTTCCAACAGTTTTCGCCTCCACATCGGCAAGCATGATGGCGAGGCCATACGTGTCCTGAAAAGCGTGCGCGAGCCGATCCGGCTGGCCGCAGGACTGGACGCCAACGGCGACCTGACGCCGGCCGCCATGCAGACCGCGCTCAACTGCCTGAAGAACTTCCGCACCGTGCTGGCAGCCTACAAGCTGGACGCCGTGCGCGTGGTCGCCACTTCCGCCATGCGGGTGGCGCGCAATTCCGCCGCCTTTTTGCCGCAGGCCGAACTGGCCATCGGCTATCCGATCGAGATCATCTCCGGCGAGGAGGAGGGGCGCCTGATCTACATGGGCGTGGCGCACGCGGTGGCGCTGCCCGGCGAACGGCGGCTGGTGATCGACATCGGCGGCGGCTCCACCGAGCTGATCTTGGGACGCGGGCAGGAGATCGAACGGGTCGAATCGTTCAGCGTCGGCACCGTCAATCAAAGCCTGGCCTTCTTCATCGGCGGCCGGGTGGACGGGCCGTCGTTCGAGGCGGCCATCCTGTCGGCGCGCAGCCATTTCGAGGACGCCGCGCCGCCGTACCGGCCGCAGTTCTGGAAGCAGTGCTACGGCTCGTCCGGCACCGCGCGCACCATCGCCGACATCATCGTCAAGAACGGCATCGGCCGCGAGGTCAATGCGCAGACGCTGGAGGCGCTGATGCAGCGCTTCATCGCGTGCGGCCATGTCAGCAAGATCGACATGCCGGGCCTGAAGCCGGACCGCGCCGGCACCATCATCGGCGGGCTGGCGATCCTGATCGGCCTGGTGCGCGAGCTCGATATCCCGGTGGTGCTGCCGATCGAGGCCGGCCTGCGCATGGGCGTGATGTGGGACCTGCACCTGCGCTCGACCAAGCGCGATCGGCGCGAGCAGTCGGTACTGGCCTGCGTGGAGCGCTTCCACGTCGACGAACGCCGCGCCAACCGCGTGGCCAACGATGCGCTGGCGCTGTACGCCCAGACCAAGCCGGCCGCCGACCAGTACGAGCGCCATCTGTACTGGAGCGCGCTGCTGCACGAGATGGGTATGGTGGTGTCGCACACCGGCTATCACAAGCACGCCGCCTACATCATCGAGAATGCCGATCTGCCGGGCTTCACGGCGCGCGAGCAGCGCATCATGAGCCGCCTGATCGTGGCGCACAAGGGCAACCTGCGCAAGGTGGTGGAGGTGCTGGGCGAGGCCGATTTCGCCAAGGCCGTGGTGGCGCTGCGGCTGGCCGTGCTGTTCATGCACTCGCGGATCGACATCGATTTCACGCAGATCAAGCTGCGCTTCAAGAGCCGCATCGAGCTGGAGATCCGGCGCGAGTGGGTGGCCGAGCATCCGACCCTGTCCTACTGGCTGGAGAAGGAACAGGAGCAGTGGGACGAAGTCGGTGTAGACTTCGCCATCCGTACGACTTAAAAAGGGCCCGCCATGAACCACAGGACAAGACGCTGCTGCATCGCCATGCTGCTGGCCCTGTCCTTGCCTGTCGCCGCCGCGCCCCGGGAAACCGTGACGCTGTGCTACGAGGCGCAGGATGTGCGGCCGTGGCGCACGGAGCAGGGCGGCGGCCTGAATTTCGAATTACTCAAGCTGGTCGAGCAGCGGCTCGACATCCATTTCGATTTCCAGAGCATCCCATGGAAGCGCTGCCTGGCGCAGCTCAAGGCCAACGCGGTCGATGGCGCCTTCGCCGTCAGCTACAAGCCTGACCGCCGCGAGCTGGGCGAGTATCCGGGCGGCGACAATGTCGACGCCAATAAACGCATGCACACCGACCGCTACGTGGTGTTGCGCCGCAAAGGCAGCAAAGTAGGCTGGGACGGCAAACAGTTCAGCAATCTGGATGGCGCGATCGGTTTTCAGCTCGGTTATTCGGTGGGCGACGTGCTGCGCGCGCAGAACCTGGAAGTGGACGAGGGCAGCCAGCGCGCCGACGAACTGGCGCGCAAGCTGATCGCCGGCCGCCTGGCGGCGGCTGCGGTGGG is a genomic window containing:
- a CDS encoding fused MFS/spermidine synthase → MVQSEMRLSRPDDLVLSYARAMMCFVLFHPRPEHIVMVGLGGGSLAKFCYRYLPHCRITVLELNPQVIALREQFAIPRDNARFRVIEADAVDYMRKLDNSADVLLVDGFDADGLPPPLGSAAFYADCRRALRPGGVMVANIFSYDPRYGAMLRRLRHTFQGRICWFRGIAGNNRILFAVKDGKPSPALAMQQKVARTHGLPLPLLNRLMAHWTVLKLRWS
- a CDS encoding GGDEF domain-containing protein, translating into MDIKTLLLALALGNLSLCAALFFYRLEARRSGTDTLVADCARAHATWTWAKQCQAVAWTLLYFRGDLADFLTIPLANAVLFAGFALDAAALWEQAGRRVWRQYLLPALGAAIGVYVGAWLLQVPAGVRIAIGSVAAALFFVAGAAALGRGWRNGTALRRYLVLLMLVLSAAVVARGLWSLLSTDVSGVSALAVQGAGIAAFYLMMLGNAFGYLLLGREQAQAELARLEVVDPLTDVPNRRGFYQALTPWIALARRPGMSTALIILNLDQFKRVNDSYGHPAGDMVLKAMVDVCKKQLRDSDQMGRLGGAEFAILLPRTSLEDAGMVAERIRNAVAALPVKAEKAVIGMTASLGVTVIRAEDSTVSLFKRADAALQAAKLGGSNRVVEAINNGNVEA
- a CDS encoding Ppx/GppA family phosphatase is translated as MYAAVDLGSNSFRLHIGKHDGEAIRVLKSVREPIRLAAGLDANGDLTPAAMQTALNCLKNFRTVLAAYKLDAVRVVATSAMRVARNSAAFLPQAELAIGYPIEIISGEEEGRLIYMGVAHAVALPGERRLVIDIGGGSTELILGRGQEIERVESFSVGTVNQSLAFFIGGRVDGPSFEAAILSARSHFEDAAPPYRPQFWKQCYGSSGTARTIADIIVKNGIGREVNAQTLEALMQRFIACGHVSKIDMPGLKPDRAGTIIGGLAILIGLVRELDIPVVLPIEAGLRMGVMWDLHLRSTKRDRREQSVLACVERFHVDERRANRVANDALALYAQTKPAADQYERHLYWSALLHEMGMVVSHTGYHKHAAYIIENADLPGFTAREQRIMSRLIVAHKGNLRKVVEVLGEADFAKAVVALRLAVLFMHSRIDIDFTQIKLRFKSRIELEIRREWVAEHPTLSYWLEKEQEQWDEVGVDFAIRTT